A DNA window from Luteolibacter luteus contains the following coding sequences:
- a CDS encoding lysophospholipid acyltransferase family protein, whose product MPPVESQSLRAPQAIANATPKRWWRELWDAVATLGAFAYWGVAGLLITALSIPLIIMLPCSVAKKLGRGMLHRAFRIFVRYLRATDLVHADLESLDALKQTEGPVIIAPNHTSLWDAVFVISKLPQPICIMKEAILKNPFLGGGARLAGYIPNGSSAGMVKAAADSLHQGGQLLLFPEGTRTRHEARWINPLRGGCALIARKAGVPVRPVFIRSNTRFLEKGWPLWKKPEFPIRLSFELGEPLIPEDGESAHEFTKRLEEIFEQNLSRAHKLRRQVEER is encoded by the coding sequence ATGCCACCCGTCGAAAGCCAGAGTCTGCGAGCGCCGCAGGCCATCGCGAATGCCACGCCAAAGCGTTGGTGGCGTGAGCTCTGGGATGCCGTCGCAACCCTCGGCGCCTTCGCCTACTGGGGCGTGGCAGGACTTCTGATCACCGCGCTCTCCATTCCCCTGATCATCATGCTGCCCTGCTCCGTGGCCAAGAAATTGGGCCGTGGGATGCTGCACCGTGCTTTCCGGATTTTCGTCCGATACTTGCGAGCCACCGATCTGGTTCACGCTGATCTTGAATCCCTCGATGCCCTGAAACAGACGGAGGGGCCGGTGATCATCGCGCCGAATCACACCTCGCTTTGGGACGCGGTCTTCGTGATTTCCAAGCTCCCCCAGCCGATCTGCATCATGAAGGAGGCGATTTTGAAGAATCCCTTCCTCGGCGGCGGCGCGCGTCTGGCTGGCTACATTCCGAATGGCTCTTCGGCCGGGATGGTGAAAGCCGCCGCCGATTCCCTTCATCAGGGCGGCCAGCTCCTGCTTTTCCCCGAGGGAACCCGGACACGCCATGAGGCCCGCTGGATCAATCCCCTGCGCGGAGGCTGCGCCCTGATCGCTCGCAAGGCGGGGGTCCCGGTGCGCCCTGTATTCATCCGGAGTAACACCCGCTTCCTCGAAAAGGGCTGGCCCTTGTGGAAAAAGCCGGAGTTTCCGATCCGCCTGAGTTTTGAGCTCGGAGAGCCGCTGATCCCTGAGGACGGAGAATCCGCCCACGAGTTCACCAAGCGGCTGGAGGAGATCTTTGAGCAGAATCTGTCCCGCGCCCACAAGCTGAGGCGACAGGTGGAAGAGCGGTGA
- a CDS encoding adenylosuccinate synthase, translating into MNTIVTGLQWGDEGKGKIVDYLTESADVVVRGQGGNNAGHTVIARGTKYVLHLLPSGILWDGKINVIGNGVVVDPVGLVAEIERVEGQGVSITPEKLLISDRAHVVLPLHKELDAAREAALGDRKIGTTKRGIGPAYADKINRCGLRIADLLDEDYFREMVAHRTAEANEVLAKFGLPTFNAEEQAEEVLAAFARLRPHVKNTIPVLHAAWKAGKTILFEGAQGSLLDIDFGTYPFVTSSNTTSGGCCTGSGLPPNSIQEVIGVCKAYTTRVGSGPFPTGDEGLSQYLHDLGREFGATTGRPRGCGWLDAVLLRHGCMVNGATGLAVTNLDGLDKYETLRICTGYDIDGTVHELPPADRHAWDRAVAIYEELPGWQQDTSGFTSYDQLPANAKAYLKRLSDLCDTPVKFVGVGPDRAQTLVV; encoded by the coding sequence ATGAACACCATCGTCACCGGTCTCCAGTGGGGAGACGAAGGAAAAGGCAAGATCGTCGATTATCTCACGGAATCCGCCGACGTGGTCGTGCGCGGCCAAGGCGGAAACAACGCCGGGCATACCGTGATCGCCCGCGGCACCAAGTATGTGCTGCACCTGCTTCCTTCCGGCATCCTCTGGGACGGCAAGATCAATGTGATCGGCAATGGCGTTGTGGTGGATCCCGTCGGCCTCGTCGCGGAGATCGAGCGCGTGGAAGGACAGGGCGTCTCCATCACCCCGGAGAAGCTGCTCATTTCGGACCGCGCCCACGTGGTGCTGCCGCTGCACAAGGAACTGGATGCTGCCCGCGAAGCCGCCCTCGGCGACCGCAAGATCGGCACCACCAAGCGCGGCATCGGCCCCGCTTATGCGGACAAGATCAATCGCTGTGGCCTGCGCATCGCGGATCTTCTCGATGAAGATTACTTCCGCGAGATGGTCGCACACCGCACCGCCGAGGCGAACGAGGTGCTCGCGAAGTTCGGCCTGCCAACCTTCAACGCCGAAGAGCAGGCCGAGGAAGTGCTCGCCGCCTTTGCCCGCCTGCGTCCGCACGTGAAGAACACCATCCCGGTGCTGCACGCTGCATGGAAGGCTGGGAAGACCATCCTTTTCGAAGGTGCCCAAGGTTCACTGCTGGACATCGATTTCGGCACCTATCCGTTCGTCACCTCCTCGAACACGACCTCGGGGGGCTGCTGCACCGGCAGCGGCTTGCCGCCGAACTCCATCCAGGAAGTCATCGGCGTCTGCAAGGCCTACACCACCCGCGTGGGTTCCGGTCCTTTCCCGACCGGCGACGAAGGTCTGTCCCAATACCTGCATGACCTCGGCCGCGAGTTCGGCGCCACCACCGGCCGCCCGCGCGGCTGCGGCTGGCTGGATGCCGTCTTGCTCCGCCACGGCTGCATGGTGAATGGCGCCACCGGCCTGGCCGTGACGAACCTCGATGGTCTCGACAAGTACGAGACCCTTCGTATTTGCACCGGCTACGATATCGATGGCACCGTGCACGAGCTTCCTCCGGCGGACCGCCACGCTTGGGATCGCGCCGTCGCGATCTACGAAGAGCTTCCCGGCTGGCAGCAGGATACTTCCGGCTTCACCAGCTACGACCAGCTTCCCGCCAATGCGAAGGCTTACCTCAAGCGCCTGAGCGACCTCTGCGACACGCCCGTGAAATTCGTAGGCGTGGGCCCGGACCGTGCTCAGACTCTCGTGGTCTGA
- a CDS encoding AMP-binding protein, whose amino-acid sequence MPPNARCPVSLLHERWLETLSRFRNRTAIIENGDVWTFADLAERLEGTSLARGTVFAQGGVADIAAETLRGWRDGQAVLALEKDAPEPGLPEEFPQGTAHLKLTPGIEGKPRAVFFSAEQIAADADRLVAAMGLRHELPNLAAASVTHSYGFSSIILPLLLHGVPVHAVEVPFPRVVADALAEHKQMVVPAVPSMWRAWHRSGVLNKPNIAMAISAGAPLSLELENTIFESCGLKLHNFYGASECGGISFDGSGVPRSSTTDLGTAFDGVAVSVHESGRFLVASSSAALGYQTTREGELLGDGQFLTQDFGRIEKGHLLLESSGAESINVAGRKIGPAKIEAALIATGLIEKAKVFGVPSHDPERVEEIAAMVLLKNGSLDSLRHAASETLAGWELPRHWVIDADEAAWKLGRAELKKKYVNHR is encoded by the coding sequence ATGCCGCCGAACGCCCGATGCCCCGTTTCCCTTCTCCACGAACGCTGGCTCGAAACCTTGTCCCGGTTCCGCAATCGGACGGCGATCATTGAAAATGGGGACGTCTGGACTTTCGCCGACCTTGCCGAGCGCTTGGAAGGCACCTCGCTCGCGCGGGGCACGGTATTCGCCCAAGGCGGCGTCGCGGACATCGCGGCGGAGACCTTGCGCGGCTGGCGGGATGGCCAGGCGGTGCTCGCCTTGGAGAAGGATGCTCCGGAGCCCGGGCTGCCGGAGGAGTTTCCGCAAGGGACCGCGCATCTGAAGCTGACGCCGGGCATCGAGGGAAAGCCGCGCGCTGTGTTCTTCTCCGCAGAGCAAATCGCTGCCGATGCCGATCGACTTGTCGCCGCCATGGGCTTGCGCCATGAGCTGCCGAATCTGGCGGCCGCTTCCGTCACCCATTCCTACGGCTTCTCTAGTATTATCCTGCCGCTGCTTCTGCACGGGGTGCCGGTGCATGCGGTGGAAGTTCCTTTCCCGCGGGTCGTGGCGGATGCCTTGGCAGAACACAAGCAGATGGTCGTTCCGGCCGTCCCATCCATGTGGCGGGCTTGGCATCGCTCGGGCGTGCTGAACAAGCCAAACATCGCGATGGCCATTTCCGCGGGCGCCCCCCTCTCGCTGGAGCTGGAAAACACCATCTTCGAAAGCTGCGGGCTGAAGCTCCACAATTTCTACGGTGCCAGCGAATGCGGTGGCATCTCCTTCGACGGCAGCGGGGTACCGCGGAGTTCCACCACGGATCTAGGAACCGCCTTCGATGGCGTGGCGGTGAGCGTTCACGAGTCCGGACGATTCCTCGTCGCAAGTTCATCGGCCGCCCTCGGCTACCAGACCACCCGGGAGGGTGAATTGCTGGGAGACGGGCAATTCCTTACCCAGGATTTCGGCCGGATTGAAAAGGGACACTTGCTCTTGGAGAGCAGCGGTGCCGAGTCCATCAATGTCGCAGGCCGGAAGATCGGGCCTGCGAAGATCGAGGCGGCCCTGATCGCCACGGGGCTCATCGAGAAGGCGAAGGTCTTCGGTGTGCCGAGCCATGATCCGGAGCGGGTCGAGGAAATCGCCGCGATGGTTTTACTGAAAAACGGCTCCCTCGATAGCCTGCGGCACGCTGCATCGGAAACCTTGGCAGGCTGGGAACTTCCCCGCCACTGGGTGATCGACGCGGATGAGGCCGCGTGGAAGCTGGGACGAGCAGAGCTGAAGAAGAAATACGTGAACCACCGCTAG
- a CDS encoding 3-hydroxyacyl-ACP dehydratase FabZ family protein: MNNPLAALPHGPEFRFVDGLDSLEPGKSATGHYLVRGDEPFLAGHFPGNPLMPGVVLIEAVAQLGGVVAQSNPMIPPLKNLLLTGVRAAKILGAAVPGEMLTLKAEVEGRLGGMIQVSGEVSVGDRPLATAKIMLSGQEG, translated from the coding sequence ATGAATAATCCACTCGCCGCCCTGCCGCACGGCCCCGAGTTCCGCTTTGTGGATGGCCTCGATTCCTTGGAGCCCGGAAAGTCCGCCACTGGCCATTATCTGGTCAGGGGAGACGAGCCCTTCCTTGCGGGACATTTCCCAGGGAATCCGTTGATGCCGGGAGTCGTTCTAATCGAGGCGGTCGCCCAGCTTGGTGGCGTGGTCGCGCAGAGCAATCCTATGATTCCTCCTCTGAAAAACCTCCTGCTGACGGGGGTGCGCGCGGCGAAGATTCTCGGTGCGGCGGTTCCGGGGGAAATGCTGACGCTCAAGGCGGAGGTCGAAGGGCGGCTCGGCGGGATGATCCAGGTATCCGGTGAGGTCAGTGTGGGCGACCGGCCCTTGGCCACTGCCAAGATCATGCTCAGCGGGCAGGAGGGCTGA
- the carA gene encoding glutamine-hydrolyzing carbamoyl-phosphate synthase small subunit, which translates to MKAILALEDGRLFEGRAFGASGTTTGEICFNTSMTGYQEVITDPSYRGQIVAMTYPQIGNYGINPEDAESSAPHVRGFVIGELSPVASNWRSRQSLPDYFSQHGVVGIEHVDTRALTKHLRSRGAMRACLTTELSAEEAIKTAQASPSMEGMDYVQEVSTEAGYIWQDDSRRFALPNASTGQLETYLELPPIKHRIVAFDFGIKWNILRRLRQAGFEVDVVNSRSSAESVLAKNPDGIFLSNGPGDPAALGYIHEEVKKLIGKKPVFGICLGNQILGHVFGGKTYKLKFGHRGGNQPVKDLRSGRISITSQNHGFAVDAESLPSNVEVTHLNLNDDTVEGIRHKDMPVFSVQYHPEAAPGPHDATYFFEEFASLIDQTK; encoded by the coding sequence ATGAAAGCCATTCTCGCCCTTGAAGACGGCCGCCTTTTCGAAGGCCGTGCCTTCGGTGCTTCCGGAACCACCACCGGGGAAATCTGCTTCAATACCTCGATGACGGGTTATCAGGAGGTTATCACCGATCCCTCCTACCGCGGCCAGATCGTCGCGATGACCTACCCGCAGATCGGAAACTACGGGATCAACCCGGAAGATGCTGAGTCCTCCGCCCCGCATGTCCGCGGCTTCGTGATCGGCGAGCTTTCCCCGGTCGCCTCGAACTGGCGCTCCCGCCAATCTCTCCCGGACTACTTTTCGCAGCACGGCGTGGTCGGAATCGAGCACGTCGATACCCGCGCACTGACCAAGCACCTGCGTTCCCGCGGGGCGATGCGTGCTTGTCTCACGACCGAGTTGAGCGCCGAGGAAGCAATCAAGACGGCCCAAGCCTCGCCCTCCATGGAAGGCATGGACTACGTGCAGGAAGTCTCCACCGAGGCCGGCTACATCTGGCAGGATGACTCCCGCCGCTTTGCCCTGCCGAATGCCTCGACCGGCCAGCTTGAGACCTACCTCGAGCTGCCACCGATCAAGCATCGCATCGTAGCCTTCGATTTCGGCATCAAGTGGAACATTCTCCGCCGCCTGCGCCAGGCTGGATTTGAAGTGGACGTGGTGAATTCCCGCAGCTCTGCCGAGTCCGTGCTCGCGAAGAATCCGGACGGCATCTTCCTCTCGAACGGCCCGGGCGATCCGGCTGCGCTCGGCTACATCCACGAGGAGGTCAAGAAGCTCATCGGCAAGAAGCCGGTCTTCGGTATCTGCCTCGGCAACCAGATCCTCGGCCACGTCTTCGGCGGCAAGACCTACAAGCTGAAGTTCGGCCATCGCGGTGGCAACCAGCCGGTAAAGGACCTTCGCAGCGGCCGCATCTCCATCACTTCGCAGAACCATGGCTTCGCCGTGGATGCCGAATCGCTGCCCTCGAACGTCGAGGTCACGCACCTGAATCTGAACGACGACACGGTCGAGGGCATCCGCCACAAGGACATGCCGGTCTTCTCCGTGCAGTATCACCCTGAGGCTGCTCCCGGCCCGCACGATGCGACTTACTTCTTCGAAGAGTTCGCCTCGCTGATCGATCAAACGAAATGA
- a CDS encoding TetR/AcrR family transcriptional regulator translates to MTRANQSTRDQLLDAAETVGVREGIARLTFDAVAAEAGVSKGGLLHYFTNKDQLIEAMVRRAADGWRHHFMSSYESVPPGPGRMVRGLLLGCFTDAQAWTEELRRSYSSVFAALAQNPALIQPMRETYEELYSYLKADGLPQGVAETISTAMDGLWFYWVLRLRPVVQADLDSMRTVLERAISQAIEAAAKNDGSQTTTSQES, encoded by the coding sequence ATGACACGGGCAAACCAAAGCACGAGGGACCAGTTGCTGGACGCGGCGGAGACGGTGGGCGTGCGCGAGGGGATCGCGCGGCTGACCTTTGACGCGGTGGCGGCGGAGGCAGGGGTAAGCAAGGGCGGCCTGCTCCACTACTTCACCAACAAGGACCAGTTGATCGAAGCGATGGTCCGGCGCGCGGCGGACGGCTGGCGGCATCACTTCATGTCCTCCTATGAGAGTGTACCGCCCGGGCCGGGACGCATGGTGCGGGGACTCCTGCTGGGCTGCTTCACGGATGCCCAGGCATGGACGGAGGAGCTGCGCCGCAGTTACTCCTCGGTCTTCGCGGCACTCGCGCAGAATCCGGCCCTCATCCAGCCGATGCGGGAGACCTACGAGGAACTTTACAGCTATTTGAAGGCGGACGGCCTGCCCCAAGGGGTGGCCGAGACGATCAGCACGGCGATGGACGGTCTGTGGTTCTACTGGGTGCTCCGGCTGCGGCCGGTGGTGCAGGCGGACCTCGACAGCATGCGCACGGTGCTGGAGCGGGCGATTTCCCAAGCAATCGAAGCCGCTGCCAAGAACGACGGATCTCAAACGACTACCTCTCAGGAATCATGA